The Deltaproteobacteria bacterium genome contains the following window.
CCAACTTCGCCTCAACGATTCGGTTATCCACGCAACAATCATAAAGCAAGAGGAACCCTCAGATGACCAAAGCAGCGTTTACCATATTTTTGAACGTTTGAACACAGGTGGCACTTTATTGCAACCTCAGGAAATAAGGGCATGTATATTTCATGGCCCTTTTGCAGAGTTACTGAAAGAATTCAATGATTGTCCTGATTGGAGAACAATCTATGGCCCTCCCAGCAAGAGATTAAAGGATCAAGAATTGATCCTGAGATTTTTGGCCCTTTTCTTTGATAAAAAAAAGTACAGCCGACCCATGAAAGAATTTCTAAACACGTTCATGGGCTCAAACAAAATGCTTCAAAAGGTTTCACGGAAATCTCTGACTGAAGCCTTTTTACCAACAGTTAGACTCATTGCTGCCACACTTTCGCAACGAGCATTCCGCCCCGAACGTGCTCTTAACGCGGCGGTCCTTGACTCTGTTATGGTTGGAATAGCTCGACGCCTTCAACGCAGTAGCATTAAAGACGAAAAGAAAATTATTCCCGTCTACGAAAGCTTGTTGGGTGCCAAGGAATATATGTCTGCGGTGCGAGCAGGAACATCAGATGAACCCAATGTCACATTAC
Protein-coding sequences here:
- a CDS encoding DUF262 domain-containing protein: MQETKVQDETENELMPFRYAILSYGADYPVDSLVHRLEREVIFVPEFQRKYVWSLKQASRFIESLLLGLPVPGVFFAKEADTGKLLIIDGQQRLRTLQYFYDGLFMGKEFALKDVQVRYEGLSFKKLGIEDQLRLNDSVIHATIIKQEEPSDDQSSVYHIFERLNTGGTLLQPQEIRACIFHGPFAELLKEFNDCPDWRTIYGPPSKRLKDQELILRFLALFFDKKKYSRPMKEFLNTFMGSNKMLQKVSRKSLTEAFLPTVRLIAATLSQRAFRPERALNAAVLDSVMVGIARRLQRSSIKDEKKIIPVYESLLGAKEYMSAVRAGTSDEPNVTLRIDKAVKAFAELR